One genomic segment of Heterodontus francisci isolate sHetFra1 unplaced genomic scaffold, sHetFra1.hap1 HAP1_SCAFFOLD_74, whole genome shotgun sequence includes these proteins:
- the LOC137359819 gene encoding scavenger receptor cysteine-rich type 1 protein M130-like yields MQYLMKDLELFPSLWGKVGKYIWGSRSAMILLNGGVGCVDSRPGNSKADPSEKAKLRLVNGGSQCAGRVEIHYKGQWGTVDHDLWDLQDAAVVCRELGCGTAVSAPRRAHFGEGSGHIVTWNVKCSGTEAALRDCKSAQWDHYSLSHSNDAGVICSDHRYPRLISGDSPCSGRLEIHYGENWGTVCDLDWDLKDANVVCSQLRCGVAVSVPRYAHFGEGTGLVRTDVFECTGNESSLLDCRLFQGTQQECSHRNDASVICSRKHGPRLVDGTNRCSGRVEVLHGDQWGTVCDVYFDLEDANVVCEHLQCGTVTSIPGGAHFGKGAGPVWMESYRCRGNETRLWDCPVSSWDQFSCSHENDASVICTVSKLNYK; encoded by the exons atgcagtatttaatgaaagatctggagttgtttcccagtctctggggaaaggtgggaaagtacatctggggcagtagatcagccatgatcttattgaacggcggagtaggCTGTGTCgaca gcagacctgggaacagtaaggctgacccgtcag AGAAGGCGAAGCtgcgactggtgaatgggggcagtcagtgcgctgggagagtggagattcactacaagggacagtgggggactgtggatcatgatctctgggacctgcaggacgccgctgttgtgtgtcgggagctgggctgcggaacTGCGGTCTCTGCACCGCgccgggctcactttggggaagggtccggacacATTGTGACGTGGAATGTaaagtgcagcgggaccgaggccgctctgcgaGACTGTAAGTCagctcaatgggatcactattccttgtcacactccaatgatgccggcgtcatctgctcag ATCACAGATATCCTAGACTAATTTCCGGAGACTCTCCATGCTCAGGCAGATTGGAGATCCATTACGGTGAAAACTGGGGAACAGtctgtgaccttgactgggatttgaaagacgccaatgtggtctgtagtcagcttcggtgtggagtcgccgtgtctgtgccaagatatgcccattttggagagggcactgggctcgtacggactgatgtctttgaatgcactggaaacgagtccagtttattggactgccgcctttttcaaggaactcagcaggagtgcagccacagaaacgatgccagtgtgatctgttcca ggaaacatggacctcgattggttgatgggacgaacagatgctcaggccgggtggaggtgctacatggagaccagtgggggacggtgtgtgacgtttactttgatttggaagacgccaacgtggtctgtgagcaccttcagtgtgggacagtaacctcaataccgggtggagctcactttgggaagggagccggtccagtgtggatggaaagttacaggtgtcgggggaatgagacgcgattgtgggactGTCCCGTTTCATCCTGGGATcagtttagctgctcacatgaaaatgacgccagtgtcatctgtacgg tgtctaaattaaattacaaatga